The Terriglobia bacterium DNA segment AAGTTGGCGATACTCGGGAATCTCTTCACGACTCGGCACGACCACTTGAACCATCTGCACACGTCGCAACCAGGTTCGATCGGAACGGAGCAGAGTGCGGAGTCCGAGGAGGCGTTGAATGACTCCCTTGGTGTAGTCGAGACGGTCTACGCCGATGATGAGGCGACAGTCCGGGAACTCCTGCCGGATCTCGTGAGCGCGATCGGTGACCGATTTTTCCGCCGCGCGAGTTGCAAAGTCTTCGAAGTCGATGCCAATGGGGTAGGTACCGACGACGGTGTAGGTTCCATCGGACTGGATGACAACACGCCCGTTCGACTTTTGCACGTGGGCTTCCGGTACGAAGCGGCGAACGCAAGTCAGGAAGTTACGGCGATCGCGTTCAGTCTGGAAACCGATACTGTCGAAGCGCAGCAAAGCGCGGGCGATTTCGATGCGCCAGGGCAGCTTTTCGAATATGTCTGGCTGTGGGAACGGGATGTGATGGAAGTACCCGATCTCGTTGCGCAGTGAACGGGCACGCAAAGCGCGGGCGAGGAGCATCAGGTGATAATCGTGGACCCAGATGAAATCGTCTTTCTGGGCGACCTGCGCGGTCGAGTGCGCGAACTTGTCGTTGGCTTCGCGATAGGACACCCAGTAGCGCGGGTCAAAGGTGCATTTCGATTGCAGGTCGTGGAACAAAGGCCAGATGATCTCGTTGCAGTATCCGTGATAGAAGCACTCTTTTTCTTCGGCGGTGAGGAATACTGGCCTCAGAGAGTAATTAGAGCCGTGCTGCGCGCTGACGATCTGTTCGATTTCCGCCGAATACGAGGTTCCAGGCCAACCGATCCAGCACCCTCCATTTCTCTTGAAGAGCGGCAACAAGGCCGAGACGAGGCCTCCGGAGCTGCGTTCGATGCTCAGAGCGCCTTCACTCTCAACGATACGAAAGGGCAAACGATTGGAGACGACGATGAGACGAGTGTCGATACTCATACGTCACCTCCGCAGGCGTGAACCCAGTCGACAAGGAACTGAGTCAGTTCTCCGGGTGGCTTGATCCAAACGCTGGCGGTTGTGGTGCGGTATTTGGGGCGAACGAGAACGGTCAGTCCGCGGCCCTTCAGGGCTTTGAAGGCGTCCTCGTCGGTCTGATCGTCTCCGAGATAGGCGACCGGAATGTCACTGTTCAATTCGGAAAGAATGGCGCGGACGGCGTCCCCTTTGCTGCAATTACGGGCACGCAACTCGAGGCCGCCGTCGAATTCGGAGAGCAAGAGGTTCCCCGAGCACGCCACCGGAGAGAGAGTTCGATAACACGTGGTTCGGGCTTCTTCCATGTGCGCGGTCGTCATCCCGCGCCAGTGCACGGCGATGGAGCCGACTTTTAGTTCAGTCAGCGCGCCGAGACCGGCTTCTTCGAGACCCGAAGCGGCTTCGGCCAGAGCGGCAAGGGTGCGTTCACTCAGAAATCCGATTTCATAACGTCCATCGGAAAATAGCCGTTCGAATCCATGCGATCCCCAGATCTCAGGGTGGGGACGGAGGCCCAGTAGTCCGGGAAGCTCGCGTGCGGAGCGGCCACTTACGAGGACAACACGGGTGCCGCACGTGGCCATAATGGAATCGAGAAGTTCGGGGATCGTCGAGTATGGGACCGCCTTGGCGCGATCCACCTGGAACGGGGCAATAGTGCCGTCGTAGTCGATGAGGAGAACTCGCTGGCGCGAGTCGGAAAGTTGACGAAAGAAAATGTCGATGTCGTTGATTCGTGCAGTCGCGGTACTCATCGGGGGATCTCCGCTATGACGTTTACTGAGTGTTTTCAACCACATTGGATTTCCAGGTGGGCGCCTGGAAAGCGACCTACCGAAAATCAGTATGGCGCTTTGGTGATGGGCATGGAATACAGGGTTGGCTGTATTTGGGTGAGAAAATCAGGGTATGTAACTCAGGAAACCATGTAATTAGGAAATGATTTTCTTGCGCACGGCGTAGAGCACGATATCGGCAGAGCTGTGTAAGTCCAATTTTTGCATGATCCTCGTTCGGTGAGTTTCGACTGTGCTGGGTGAGAGATTCAGGTGGCTGGCGACTTCCTTGTTCGACTTGCCTTCGGCGAGGAGCTGCAGGATTTCCTTTTCACGGTCCGTGAGGAGATCGTAGGTATCCTGTAAACCGCGCTGCTGTAACTGCCGCATGTAGTCCTCGAGGAGAGTCTTGGCGATCGAGGGGCTGAAGAAGGGTTTACCCTGCGCAACTGACTGGACGGCGCGGTACAGATCGAGATCGGCCGTGTCTTTGAGGAGATAGCCCTTGGCACCTGCGCTGAGCGTGCGCGTGAGGTAACTTTCGTCGGAGTGCATGCTGAGCATGATGATGCCGAGACTCGGGTTCTTCTTCACGAGTTGAGTGGTCGCCTGGATGCCGTTCAGGTTCGGCATGGCGATGTCCATGATGATGACGTCGGGAGTAAGTTCTTCGGCGAGGCGCACCGCTTCGCGGCCATCGGCGGCTTCGCCGACTACCAGGAACTCTTCGTGCTGCTCGAGTTGAAGTCGTAAGCCTTTGCGTACAATGCCATGATCGTCGGCGATCAGGATTCTGACTTTATTCATGCTATGACTCCGACCGGGAGTTCGACCCTGACGGTAGTTCCCTTCCTTGGCGCGGACGAGATATTCAGTTTGCCATCAAGTTCGGCGACGCGCTCCTGCATTCCGAGGAGACCAAGCCCGCCCTGCATGCGAGCGGCGACATCAAACCCGGTGCCGTCATCCTGAACGACAACAACGACCTGATCACCGTGCGATTGCAGCGATACAAGCACGTTTTTGGCAAGGGCATGACGAGCACAGTTGGTAAGGGCCTCCTGAACGACGCGATAAATGCAGGTGCGCTGCGCATCCCTGAGTTCTTCGAGGTTTCCATCGACCTGCACGGTGGCAGGGACGCCAGTGTGACGGGAGAACTCGCGGCCCTGCCAC contains these protein-coding regions:
- the otsB gene encoding trehalose-phosphatase — encoded protein: MSTATARINDIDIFFRQLSDSRQRVLLIDYDGTIAPFQVDRAKAVPYSTIPELLDSIMATCGTRVVLVSGRSARELPGLLGLRPHPEIWGSHGFERLFSDGRYEIGFLSERTLAALAEAASGLEEAGLGALTELKVGSIAVHWRGMTTAHMEEARTTCYRTLSPVACSGNLLLSEFDGGLELRARNCSKGDAVRAILSELNSDIPVAYLGDDQTDEDAFKALKGRGLTVLVRPKYRTTTASVWIKPPGELTQFLVDWVHACGGDV
- a CDS encoding trehalose-6-phosphate synthase; this encodes MSIDTRLIVVSNRLPFRIVESEGALSIERSSGGLVSALLPLFKRNGGCWIGWPGTSYSAEIEQIVSAQHGSNYSLRPVFLTAEEKECFYHGYCNEIIWPLFHDLQSKCTFDPRYWVSYREANDKFAHSTAQVAQKDDFIWVHDYHLMLLARALRARSLRNEIGYFHHIPFPQPDIFEKLPWRIEIARALLRFDSIGFQTERDRRNFLTCVRRFVPEAHVQKSNGRVVIQSDGTYTVVGTYPIGIDFEDFATRAAEKSVTDRAHEIRQEFPDCRLIIGVDRLDYTKGVIQRLLGLRTLLRSDRTWLRRVQMVQVVVPSREEIPEYRQLREQIENLIAEMNAEFGDSRWVPVKYVHGSLSRPELLALYRAADIALVTPLKDGMNLVAKEFCAVRVDEGGVLVLSEFAGAAAELSCGALLINPYDSQGIAAALSKGLQMSRDQQQVRMQRMREVVGHNNIFDWCRAVCALESPLLRQGRRPGNLQLPGRMAQYAARAV
- a CDS encoding response regulator transcription factor, encoding MNKVRILIADDHGIVRKGLRLQLEQHEEFLVVGEAADGREAVRLAEELTPDVIIMDIAMPNLNGIQATTQLVKKNPSLGIIMLSMHSDESYLTRTLSAGAKGYLLKDTADLDLYRAVQSVAQGKPFFSPSIAKTLLEDYMRQLQQRGLQDTYDLLTDREKEILQLLAEGKSNKEVASHLNLSPSTVETHRTRIMQKLDLHSSADIVLYAVRKKIIS